One genomic window of Nitrosomonas sp. Is35 includes the following:
- a CDS encoding PstS family phosphate ABC transporter substrate-binding protein gives MLTSFNFRTFLAAILLSASAITTTIASPIVKIDGSSTVFPITEAVAEDFQIAKRGAVRVTVGISGTGGGFKKFCRNEIDIVNASRPITQLEMEACKEAGVQYIEMPIAFDALTVVVNPKNTWSKTITVDELKRIWEPGAQGKITSWNQINPEWPDKKIKLYGPGADSGTFEYFTEAVVGKAKSSRGDFTASEDDNVLVQGVASDIYALGFFGFAYYIENSKKISAVAIDNGNGGVLPSAATVENNSYKPLSRPVFIYVNAKSTEKPEVQEFVNFYMQNAAALVTEVKYFPLSKEVYNLNIEHLSKKKVGTVFKGTGTNIKLEDILKLESSL, from the coding sequence CGGTTCCAGCACGGTTTTCCCCATTACCGAAGCAGTCGCCGAAGACTTCCAGATTGCCAAGCGTGGTGCGGTTCGTGTCACCGTCGGTATCTCCGGAACAGGCGGCGGGTTCAAAAAATTCTGCCGCAATGAAATCGATATCGTCAATGCCTCGCGTCCCATCACTCAACTGGAAATGGAAGCCTGTAAGGAAGCAGGCGTGCAATATATCGAAATGCCCATCGCATTTGATGCTTTGACCGTCGTTGTAAATCCAAAAAATACCTGGAGCAAAACCATCACCGTCGACGAGCTGAAGAGAATCTGGGAACCGGGTGCGCAAGGTAAAATCACCAGCTGGAATCAAATCAATCCCGAATGGCCTGACAAAAAGATTAAGCTCTACGGCCCCGGCGCGGATTCCGGTACCTTCGAGTACTTCACCGAAGCCGTTGTCGGCAAAGCCAAATCAAGCCGCGGCGATTTCACCGCATCGGAAGATGACAACGTGCTGGTACAAGGCGTCGCCAGCGACATTTACGCGTTAGGATTCTTCGGCTTCGCGTATTACATCGAAAATAGCAAAAAAATCAGCGCCGTCGCGATCGACAATGGCAACGGCGGCGTGTTGCCATCCGCTGCCACGGTAGAAAATAACAGCTATAAACCGTTATCGCGCCCTGTATTCATCTACGTCAACGCCAAATCGACCGAAAAACCCGAAGTTCAGGAATTTGTTAATTTCTACATGCAGAATGCCGCGGCGCTGGTGACGGAAGTCAAATATTTCCCGCTCTCAAAAGAAGTCTATAACCTCAACATCGAGCATCTGAGCAAGAAGAAAGTAGGCACCGTGTTCAAAGGAACCGGAACGAACATCAAACTGGAAGATATACTTAAACTGGAATCCAGTTTATAG